From the Mesotoga infera genome, the window CTTTGCAAGCAGCGAAGCATGATCTCTGGTAACACCATCGGTGCCCAACATTCCTACAACCGTCGTGGTTCCGACTTCGGCGAATTGCTGTGAAGAACCTTCAGCAGTTCTTGATGAAAAGCCTCCCTCTCCTCCTCCACCAATTAGGTGGACGTGTCCGTCAACAAATCCGGGAACCGCATAAGACTCGCTAAAGTCGAATATCTCTCCATTGAGTGACCTAACTGCCGATTCGTCTATCCCTTCATCGATTTCGACAATTCTCTCTCCAGAAATCAGAATGTCATTCCTTCCGAGAGGTTCCGGAGCAAATACTTCAACGTTCTTAAACAGAGTTAACATCTATTCCTCCCCTTCCGATCCATAGGTCATAACGGCTTCAAAGGCTAGATCTCGCATTTCATAGTAGTCCTGGAAGGATCTCACTGTCAATATATCCGGCATAAAAGCTTCCGATGTATCGGATGTGGTCTTCCAATAAGTGGTTGAACAACTTACGGCAATTTCCGAGTTGGGCAGCTGAAATCTCTTCACTTCACCATAATGTCTCGGACTGCCACCGGTCGGTTCACCCACAAAGATCGCGTTTGTGCGTTTTCTCATGGAAATGGCATTGAGAACTGCCGAAGAGAAGGTTCCGCGATCGATTAGAACAAAGAGCTTTCCAGTTCTGTTCAATCTCCAATCTATCATCATTCTCAGAATGAAAGGTTCCAGAACTACTGAGCTGCCTCCTCCATTTCCCCTGAGATCAAGGACGAATTTGCTTACTGGGTTGGTCCAGGTGAATAGAAACATTCTGCAATTAAACAGTATGAACGGGTTTCCTCTTTCCGAACCACATGAAGCATAATGAAAGTGGAGGACTCCTGAATCGGGGTAATACTGATACCAGTACTTCCTTCCTTGATAGGTTCTGTCAATCTCATCCGCTCTCTTCTGTAACCAGTGAAATACTTCTCTTTGAGGCTTTACGGAGGCTTCTATTATCTTTCCTTCCTTTTCGACTTTAAGAAGAAGCTCCCCATCTGCTTCAACCATTCCCAGACCTTTCATAATCTCTTCTTTGTTCAAATAATCAGAGTGAGATTGGAGAAATCCCCACTCATTGTCATATGATACAACCTTCTTCAACCTTTCCAGAGCGTCATCGACTTCCATGCCCGCAATCTCAACTACTCTGCAGTTCAGCAGGTGCTTTTCACTTTCAGATGTAGCGACTATATAAAGCCCATCAGTAAACCAGTAAGTGTAAATCGGATACACGGCAAGCCTGCTATCGGGATAGATCGCAGTGTGGCCGTCTCCAATCGATGCGACGATTTCTGTAAGCCTTGTGTAGATCTCGCTCGACGACAGGTCCTCCAGATCGCGTTCCAGACTTCGCAGAAGCTGTCTGAACGTACCCTCGTCCGTCTTGAAATAGGGATTAGGGTGAGTTCTCGACAGTCTCTCTTCGAGAAACCCGATGTCCTGCCTCCACTCCTCTACGGATACATCCTCCAAAGCATGAGCGAGAAGTGGCAGTGCTAATGAGACCAAGAGGAAAAACACGGATAGAATTCTTTTCATCTTCACCATCCTTTCTGATATTCGATGAGATTTTATCATCTACGTGAGGTCTTACAGACATCCAGCCAGTTGTTCTAAAGAAAAGAGCCTCGCTGAATAAACTATGTATAATTCTTACATGAGCAGCAACGTACCGGTAAAGCGAGTACTTGACATAGCAGAATCTGACTGGCGCAACAGACAGTCTGCTCACTGCTTCGTAGGTCATTTGCAGAAATGAAAGGCTGTCATTGAGAACTATACCTGGCGAAGAGTCCGGACTGGCAATAGCGGAGAAATGTCTCCTTCGCCAACCATATCAGGCGTCAAGAGAATGGAGAAAGTGATTTTCTCAATCCCGAAGGGGAGGGCTAAATGTTCATCCTGTGGACTCTCATCGGCTTTTTTTCTGGCTCAGTAATGTACTCCAAAATAATATACGAGAAGAAGACTCTTCAGAAGATCTCGAAAATTGGAGACGGCAACCCGGGATCTACTAACGTGATAAGAGGAGCAGGGCTCTTGCTCGGGCTTTTTGCAATGGCTCTCGACTATTTCAAGGGGTATCTGCCCGTGTTGCTCGCCCTTTCAATTGGAGGAATTTCCGGCTGGGAGATAGTGCCCGTTGCGGTCTCTCCGGTCCTGGGTCACGCTTTCTCACCCTTTCTGAAAATGAATGGAGGCAAGGCCGTAGCGGTCTCTTTCGGCATCTGGTCAGGCCTAACCCAATGGGTCGGCCCTTCAATAATCGGAGCGTTCATGTTGTTGTTCTCGTTCGTCATAAATCCCAGAACCGATGGCTGGAAGGTAATTCTGAGCATGTGCGGCCTGCTTATCTTTCTCGTCATTCAAATGGACGCGGTCGCTATCTCCATATGGGCGATTAACGCTTCAGTCCTTGCTTTCAAACACAGGGATCAGCTTGCTTTTCCCATAGCATTCAGGTTTCGGAGGAAGAGTAGATGAGCTCTCTTCTCTTTCAGTCAATATCAGTCGCCCTCTTCCTGGGAATGATGTCTGTAATTTCAGTCTCCAATGCGATACTGATGAGAAAGATCAGCCGTTTCGAAGGGATTCTCTACGGCCCTCTGGTGTCGGTACTGATTCCTGCCAGAAACGAAGAGAAAAACATCTCGAAGTGCGTTTACTCCCTTCTGAATCAAGATTATCGCAATCTTGAATTGATCGTACTCGACGATAACTCATCTGACGCAACACTCCAAATCCTTGAATCAATTAGAAGTGAATCCAACAAGCTGAGAATAATTAAGGGAGAAGCTTTGCCAGAAGGATGGCTCGGGAAGCACTGGGCATGCCACCAGCTTGCAAGAGAAGCGAAGGGAGAGATACTTCTCTTTACAGATGCCGATACCGTTCACGCTTCCTCCACAGTTTCTC encodes:
- a CDS encoding peptidase, encoding MKRILSVFFLLVSLALPLLAHALEDVSVEEWRQDIGFLEERLSRTHPNPYFKTDEGTFRQLLRSLERDLEDLSSSEIYTRLTEIVASIGDGHTAIYPDSRLAVYPIYTYWFTDGLYIVATSESEKHLLNCRVVEIAGMEVDDALERLKKVVSYDNEWGFLQSHSDYLNKEEIMKGLGMVEADGELLLKVEKEGKIIEASVKPQREVFHWLQKRADEIDRTYQGRKYWYQYYPDSGVLHFHYASCGSERGNPFILFNCRMFLFTWTNPVSKFVLDLRGNGGGSSVVLEPFILRMMIDWRLNRTGKLFVLIDRGTFSSAVLNAISMRKRTNAIFVGEPTGGSPRHYGEVKRFQLPNSEIAVSCSTTYWKTTSDTSEAFMPDILTVRSFQDYYEMRDLAFEAVMTYGSEGEE